The Cytobacillus oceanisediminis genomic interval GAACGGGCATCTTTTCCGCTGATGGTGAAGGAGAATGGAATCAGCTTTCCTATTTATCTGAATGATGGCGCCATGGTAGGCGTATTCCTTGACCAGAGGCATGTCCGGAAGACGATCAGGGACAAGTATGCGGAAGGAAAAACGGTACTGAACACGTTCTCTTATACGGGCGCTTTTTCAGCGGCTGCCGCATTAGGGGGAGCAGTGAAAACAACCAGTGTTGACCTTGCCAACCGCAGCAAAAGCAAAACCATCGAAATGTTCAGTGTCAACGGCATTGATTTTGAGGCACAGGATATCATTGTGGAAGATGTGTTCAACTACTTCAAATACGCCGTTCGGAAGCAGCTGAAATTTGATATGGTCATCCTGGACCCTCCAAGCTTTGCCCGTTCCAAAAAACATACATTCAGCGCCAGAAAAGATTACCCGGAACTGCTCGCGCAGGCCATTCAGATCACAGAAAAGAACGGAATCATTGTGGCATCATCAAACTGCAGCACATTCAACATGAAAAAATTCAAAGACTTTATCAAAAAAGCGTTCGCACAAACAGGGGACCGCTACAAAATCCTTGAGGAATTCACCCTCCCGGAAGACTTCCGCACCATTAAGGAATTCAAAGAAGGAGACTACCTCAAAGTAGCATTCATACAGAAGCTGTAAAAAAGAGTGACAGGCACCTTCAGCGGGCTAGCAGAGGTGCCTGTCATCTTTTTATTCATATTTAGCCCGCAGCTCCTGCATCTCTTCCACAAGTTTCTTCCCGATTTCATGCGAAAAGTCTTCATAGACAGGGTCCAGTTCAGCCTGCCATTTCTGTTTTTCTTCAGGTGTAAGCTCATGAATTTGAATGGAGGAATTCAGCCTGATTTTTTCAAGCAGTTCTTCGTTCATTTCAAAAGCCATCCGGCTGTTCCATGCGGTTGTTTCTTCCATTGCCTCAAGCAGAATCTTCTTTGTTTCCTCACTCTGCTCATTCCAGACCTTTTCGCTCATCATCACCGCATATCCAAGATAGCCATGATTGCTGATTGTCATATGCTTTTGCAGGTTATAAAATTTCTTTGAGTAGATATTGGAAATGGTATTTTCTTCTCCATCCACATCGCCTTCTTCAAGGAGTTTATAAGTGGAATTGAATGAATCCTGAACAGCCTTTGCCTTCAGGCGGCTGAATTGGGCCGATATCACATCACTTTGCATGATTCGGAAGGATTGTCCTTCCAGATCCCCTGGTTTTTGGATAGGACCCTGATTCGAAGTGATCTGCTTAAATCCATTTGGCCAGTGGGCGAGCCCTTTAATGCCGTCCCCCTGCAGGGATCTCAGCAGCTGCTTGCCGATATCCCCGTTCAATCCTTCAAGCGCAGCTTCACGCGTAGGGAACGCAAAAGGCAGATCCAGCACTCCCCATTGCGGGGAAAGCATGCCTAGCTTGGATGTGGAGGGGGCAATAAAGTGAACCTGGCCTTCTTTAAGAGCATTTAT includes:
- a CDS encoding class I SAM-dependent rRNA methyltransferase encodes the protein MSKVIKLIAASKYKNGFKDGYPLVTEESVQRIPKGIEEGAVIELADESGRFIGKGYYGKQNKGRGWILTRNPQETFDEAFFAKKFKEALKRREALFRDSETTAFRVFNGEGDGIGGITIDYYDGFYVISWYSEGVYTFRDTVIQALMNSADVKGLYEKKRFAVKGTYIEDDDFAAGERASFPLMVKENGISFPIYLNDGAMVGVFLDQRHVRKTIRDKYAEGKTVLNTFSYTGAFSAAAALGGAVKTTSVDLANRSKSKTIEMFSVNGIDFEAQDIIVEDVFNYFKYAVRKQLKFDMVILDPPSFARSKKHTFSARKDYPELLAQAIQITEKNGIIVASSNCSTFNMKKFKDFIKKAFAQTGDRYKILEEFTLPEDFRTIKEFKEGDYLKVAFIQKL
- a CDS encoding TRAP transporter substrate-binding protein, coding for MKSAAGYILLAGMVLLLAGFFGYQSFFPRDEIPYDDDQEGLKDQIVFKFSHVVAENTPKGLAAQKFAELVAEKSNGHIKIEVFPNGSLYSDIEEINALKEGQVHFIAPSTSKLGMLSPQWGVLDLPFAFPTREAALEGLNGDIGKQLLRSLQGDGIKGLAHWPNGFKQITSNQGPIQKPGDLEGQSFRIMQSDVISAQFSRLKAKAVQDSFNSTYKLLEEGDVDGEENTISNIYSKKFYNLQKHMTISNHGYLGYAVMMSEKVWNEQSEETKKILLEAMEETTAWNSRMAFEMNEELLEKIRLNSSIQIHELTPEEKQKWQAELDPVYEDFSHEIGKKLVEEMQELRAKYE